In Candidatus Chlorohelix allophototropha, the following are encoded in one genomic region:
- a CDS encoding FHA domain-containing protein, with translation MKQPDFNQGTPSYPDEPEQAIPTGEMSLSGFQLVALSPASLQGQVFPLPVTKADDRALEIGRKPSYIYGGITIPLKELAEVHLYMKVSGSVVQVYHEPATYLALKGGKTLAASKWHSLRPEAVLECGYNIQLKLVRVEDAAPHTPYMGEEEEPSIQFQSHSQAPSQSLLPAYRLRIVQSRYAIPLDKLEFSLEEGEVVEIGREAVTVNKHRRLIINEPKVSQYHAWLIKRNGQFELHDGQYNSNKVSRNGTFISNPEGGWMKIAEGTPHFINPGAVAHGFEIKVGHTYLVLEKTEQAELFTE, from the coding sequence ATGAAACAGCCAGACTTCAACCAAGGCACGCCCTCTTATCCCGATGAACCAGAGCAAGCTATCCCTACCGGAGAAATGAGCCTCTCCGGTTTCCAACTGGTAGCGCTCAGCCCTGCCAGCTTGCAAGGGCAGGTCTTCCCCTTGCCTGTAACGAAAGCTGACGATCGCGCTCTTGAAATCGGACGCAAGCCCTCCTACATCTACGGTGGTATCACTATCCCTCTGAAGGAATTGGCAGAGGTACATCTATATATGAAGGTGAGCGGTTCGGTGGTTCAGGTCTATCACGAACCGGCGACCTACTTGGCGCTCAAAGGCGGTAAAACGCTGGCTGCCAGTAAATGGCATTCCCTTAGACCAGAAGCAGTGCTGGAGTGCGGTTACAATATCCAACTAAAGCTGGTGAGAGTAGAGGATGCGGCTCCGCATACCCCTTATATGGGAGAGGAAGAAGAACCATCAATCCAGTTCCAATCGCATTCTCAGGCCCCATCCCAGTCTCTGTTACCGGCTTATCGGTTGCGCATCGTCCAGAGCCGTTATGCTATCCCCCTCGATAAGCTGGAGTTCTCGCTGGAGGAAGGGGAGGTGGTGGAAATCGGGCGAGAAGCGGTTACAGTAAATAAACACCGCCGCCTGATCATTAACGAACCCAAGGTAAGCCAGTACCACGCTTGGTTAATCAAACGCAATGGGCAGTTTGAACTGCACGATGGGCAGTATAACAGTAACAAGGTGAGCAGAAATGGGACGTTTATTTCCAACCCGGAAGGGGGCTGGATGAAAATCGCCGAAGGCACTCCCCATTTTATCAATCCGGGAGCGGTAGCGCACGGTTTCGAGATAAAAGTTGGGCATACCTATCTAGTGCTGGAAAAGACCGAGCAAGCAGAGCTTTTTACCGAATAA
- a CDS encoding FHA domain-containing protein produces the protein MEHNLPTLTDYNDTRLFLRIIPKDNKRIDPSDDDGKVLKLQNGRAVEELSEAQNRSREQTRDGNGYIKVSAFLKTISLVNALYQQDSAKCLLRFGFEYTLKVNDAIRFYNYVRDQYERGAFGKETSLEDLTVRQLFNSLFISLFKELALQLQQFDPDMARQDESTRQGIMRLFEELIRQRGADLNKAGLSFYQEAGITLLVENETDKLLLAHEKDNHRQMREALKPPVKEAPKPPAPLPPQSPTSHWLDRFELGSISPLIATTGLSLAVFNSLKDKATTVPGFFLAVGLPLTLLLTVITLYLLVRKRKNKLAVVAHFNSPRPRKVSKRQWRFRLGDFIAVSALALAYITFMLDRVSAEAQVGLVALPSGVAIMAALILYLSTRNRTETVTVPPVFPPIPVPPVEPSNKSEPPQELPKPEPVVAFELEVKDGLNPGRLRLTLDSKKIIECGLDNYGSDKLYFWASDNAARRWELSAPNPEAIKGVSKQHAHFKLEQGEVCVVSSSVEGAPNTNGVYIGGERMDDGESKGLREGDLLGFGPRGSGLNRPFCREGGVTLIIHRK, from the coding sequence ATGGAACACAATTTACCTACTCTTACGGACTACAACGATACTAGACTCTTCTTGCGGATTATTCCCAAAGACAACAAGCGGATTGATCCTAGCGATGACGATGGCAAGGTGCTGAAGCTGCAAAACGGGCGGGCAGTGGAGGAACTGTCCGAAGCCCAGAACCGTTCGCGGGAGCAAACCCGTGATGGCAACGGCTACATTAAGGTCAGCGCTTTTCTCAAAACTATCAGCTTGGTAAACGCCTTATACCAACAGGATAGCGCAAAGTGTCTGTTGCGTTTCGGCTTCGAATATACCCTAAAGGTCAATGATGCCATCCGCTTCTACAACTATGTAAGAGACCAATATGAGCGCGGGGCTTTTGGGAAGGAGACCTCACTAGAAGACCTGACGGTAAGGCAACTGTTCAATAGCCTGTTTATTTCTCTATTCAAAGAGTTGGCGTTGCAGCTTCAGCAATTCGACCCGGATATGGCGCGGCAGGATGAAAGCACTAGGCAGGGAATTATGCGCCTGTTTGAGGAACTGATTAGGCAAAGGGGCGCTGATTTGAATAAGGCTGGGTTATCATTCTACCAAGAGGCTGGCATAACGCTGCTGGTGGAAAATGAGACCGACAAACTGCTATTGGCGCATGAAAAAGACAATCACCGCCAAATGCGGGAAGCTCTAAAGCCGCCCGTCAAGGAAGCGCCTAAACCCCCTGCGCCACTACCACCTCAATCTCCTACTAGCCACTGGCTAGATCGCTTCGAGCTTGGCTCAATCAGCCCACTGATTGCGACCACCGGGCTATCGCTGGCAGTCTTTAACAGCCTCAAGGATAAAGCCACGACTGTGCCGGGGTTCTTTCTGGCAGTCGGCTTACCCTTAACGCTGCTACTTACGGTTATTACGCTTTATCTGCTGGTCAGAAAGCGGAAGAACAAATTGGCGGTTGTGGCGCATTTCAACTCCCCGCGTCCGCGCAAGGTCAGCAAGCGACAGTGGCGTTTCAGGCTGGGGGATTTTATCGCGGTCTCAGCGCTGGCGCTGGCTTATATCACTTTCATGCTAGACCGAGTGTCGGCGGAAGCGCAGGTAGGGTTGGTGGCGCTACCCTCCGGAGTTGCGATTATGGCAGCGTTAATCCTGTACCTTTCCACCCGTAACCGGACTGAAACGGTTACAGTCCCACCTGTGTTTCCGCCAATCCCTGTACCACCGGTAGAACCGTCCAACAAGTCTGAGCCACCGCAAGAACTGCCCAAGCCTGAACCGGTAGTGGCATTCGAGTTGGAGGTGAAGGACGGACTGAACCCGGGCAGGCTCAGACTTACGCTCGACTCGAAGAAGATTATTGAATGCGGCTTGGATAATTACGGCAGTGACAAGCTGTACTTCTGGGCATCAGACAACGCCGCCCGACGCTGGGAACTGAGCGCGCCCAATCCTGAAGCGATAAAGGGAGTTTCCAAACAGCACGCTCATTTCAAGCTGGAGCAGGGGGAAGTCTGCGTGGTGAGCAGTAGCGTGGAGGGCGCTCCCAACACTAACGGGGTGTACATCGGCGGAGAAAGAATGGATGACGGAGAGAGCAAGGGGCTAAGGGAAGGCGATTTGCTCGGCTTCGGTCCGCGCGGCAGTGGGCTAAACCGCCCCTTCTGCCGGGAGGGTGGCGTAACGCTGATAATCCACCGCAAATAA
- the tnpC gene encoding IS66 family transposase translates to MTPAQELEQLRIENAQLREQLTSRDALVTQLIERIQTLEARLSQDSHNSSKPPSSDEFKRSPKKRSLRKSSGKKPGGQPGHEGQALKQSENPDAVIAHLPTTCEKCQTDLTKEAALPHFEPRQVFELPTQLKLHVTEHRTYSKKCPTCQTVTKAKFPQSVKNWVQYGPGFRALAVYLITYQLLPYARVCELLNEIYSESLSPGSLVNMIAECYEQLAEPEKTIKTALTQVKVLHCDETGLYVEGKRHWLHVASTPHLTHYAHHLRRGSKATDEIGILPAFQGAAIHDGWSNYLRYACTHGLCNAHHLRELAFVYEQLKQAWAAEFTTLLVDLKEEVEVARARSETSLSSARLAHFEERYQQLIAQGLAANPPPQGGWPCGKRGKPRQSKPKNLLDRLDKQRHQVLLFAYRFDVPFDNNLAERDIRMVKVQQKVSGCFRSQEGASFFCRIRGYLSTMKKQGENLLVALLDTFCGHPPLPKLLV, encoded by the coding sequence ATGACACCTGCGCAAGAACTAGAACAACTTAGAATAGAAAATGCCCAATTGCGAGAACAACTGACTTCACGGGATGCCTTGGTTACCCAACTGATAGAGCGAATTCAAACCCTTGAAGCCCGGCTCTCTCAAGATAGCCATAATTCTTCCAAACCGCCTTCTTCCGACGAGTTTAAGCGCTCGCCCAAAAAACGCAGCTTGCGCAAATCCAGCGGTAAGAAACCGGGTGGTCAACCTGGTCACGAGGGTCAGGCTCTTAAACAAAGCGAAAACCCAGATGCAGTGATTGCGCATCTGCCCACCACCTGTGAAAAGTGCCAGACTGACTTAACCAAAGAAGCAGCGCTACCTCACTTCGAGCCTCGTCAGGTTTTTGAGCTGCCTACTCAACTCAAACTGCACGTCACCGAACACCGCACTTACAGCAAAAAGTGTCCTACTTGTCAGACTGTTACCAAAGCCAAATTCCCGCAGTCCGTCAAGAATTGGGTGCAATACGGACCTGGGTTTCGGGCTCTGGCAGTTTACCTGATCACTTATCAACTGCTGCCTTATGCCCGGGTGTGCGAGCTACTTAATGAAATCTACAGCGAAAGTCTTTCACCCGGCAGTTTGGTCAATATGATAGCGGAGTGCTACGAGCAATTGGCTGAGCCAGAAAAAACCATCAAGACAGCGCTTACCCAGGTCAAAGTGTTACATTGCGATGAAACCGGGTTGTACGTAGAAGGCAAGCGCCACTGGTTGCACGTAGCCAGCACACCACATTTAACCCACTATGCTCACCATTTACGGCGAGGTAGTAAAGCCACAGACGAGATTGGGATTTTACCGGCTTTCCAGGGCGCAGCGATCCACGACGGTTGGTCTAACTATCTGCGCTATGCCTGTACCCACGGTCTGTGTAACGCCCATCATCTCAGGGAACTTGCTTTTGTCTACGAACAACTCAAGCAGGCGTGGGCGGCTGAGTTCACCACCCTTCTTGTGGACTTGAAAGAAGAAGTGGAAGTCGCCAGGGCTAGGTCTGAAACCAGTTTAAGCAGTGCACGGTTAGCGCATTTCGAAGAGCGCTACCAGCAATTGATCGCACAGGGTCTGGCAGCTAATCCTCCTCCCCAGGGTGGCTGGCCTTGTGGAAAACGGGGCAAGCCCCGGCAGAGCAAGCCTAAGAACTTACTGGATCGGCTGGATAAACAGCGTCATCAAGTGCTGCTGTTTGCCTACCGTTTTGATGTGCCTTTTGATAACAATTTAGCCGAGCGTGATATTCGGATGGTTAAAGTGCAACAAAAAGTTTCAGGTTGTTTTCGCAGTCAGGAGGGTGCCAGCTTCTTTTGTCGGATAAGAGGCTACCTTTCCACCATGAAAAAGCAAGGTGAAAATTTGTTGGTAGCACTCCTTGACACTTTTTGTGGGCATCCTCCCCTTCCCAAGCTTTTGGTCTGA
- a CDS encoding IS3 family transposase (programmed frameshift): protein MTTPRKKYSPTFKSQRVQEVLEGNKTLTQIASEYGIHPNMLTKWKQLALKGLPQSFDERTQKQIALLTAQYEQEKEQLYAEIGRLTTQLRWLEKKSEAGALPRSVRLSLIETQKAELSLSKQSELLGISRSSLYYRSVAPTEREIELKHRIDEIYTVYPFYGYRRIHQQLLREGKHLNRKTVQNYMREMGLEAIYPGPNLSKRDQKQRVYPYLLRNLAITRPAQVFGTDITYIKLKHGWLYLVAVIDWYSRYVVSWELSDTLEIDFVLRTTERALAKIKPEIFNSDQGSHFTSPKYTALILGAGVKLSMDGRGRALDNVFTERLWRSLKYECVYLAQFENPKEAKLGIGEYFDFYNNTRPHQALKYQTPAQVYFNTVTPVIMLKS, encoded by the exons ATGACAACACCTAGAAAAAAGTATTCACCCACATTTAAGTCTCAAAGAGTGCAAGAAGTGCTGGAAGGTAATAAAACCCTTACCCAGATAGCTTCTGAATATGGTATTCATCCGAATATGCTCACTAAATGGAAACAACTGGCTCTAAAAGGTCTGCCACAATCCTTTGATGAGCGTACTCAGAAGCAAATCGCGCTGCTGACCGCACAGTACGAACAAGAAAAAGAACAACTTTACGCCGAAATAGGTCGCCTGACTACACAGCTCAGGTGGTTAGAAAAAAAAAGTGAAGCAGG GGCTTTGCCCAGGTCGGTCAGATTAAGCCTAATCGAAACCCAAAAAGCTGAACTCTCACTCTCAAAACAAAGTGAGTTGCTAGGAATTAGCCGTTCCAGTTTGTACTACCGCTCAGTAGCACCAACCGAACGAGAAATTGAGCTCAAACACCGAATTGATGAGATTTACACCGTTTACCCTTTTTATGGATATCGGCGAATTCATCAACAATTACTGCGGGAAGGCAAGCACCTCAACCGCAAAACGGTGCAAAACTATATGCGGGAGATGGGGCTAGAAGCAATCTATCCTGGTCCTAATCTTTCGAAACGAGATCAAAAGCAGCGGGTATATCCCTATCTCTTAAGGAACCTGGCTATAACCAGACCCGCTCAGGTATTCGGTACCGACATCACATATATCAAGCTCAAACACGGTTGGCTTTATCTGGTGGCTGTCATCGACTGGTACAGCAGATATGTGGTAAGTTGGGAATTATCTGATACTCTGGAAATCGATTTTGTGCTTAGAACTACCGAGCGAGCGTTGGCGAAGATAAAACCGGAGATCTTTAACAGTGACCAAGGTAGTCATTTTACCAGTCCTAAATACACTGCTTTGATATTGGGCGCAGGTGTAAAGTTAAGTATGGATGGACGTGGGCGAGCACTAGATAATGTTTTCACCGAAAGGCTCTGGCGTTCCTTAAAATATGAGTGTGTTTATTTAGCACAATTTGAGAACCCCAAAGAAGCAAAGCTAGGGATTGGTGAGTATTTCGATTTCTACAATAATACTCGACCTCATCAGGCTTTGAAATATCAGACACCGGCTCAGGTTTATTTCAATACCGTGACACCAGTAATTATGTTAAAGAGCTAA